The Caballeronia sp. Lep1P3 genome window below encodes:
- the cheD gene encoding chemoreceptor glutamine deamidase CheD: MSALPIASNLYYDNHFKKQGVKLLPNEFYMTSEDMVLVTVLGSCVAACINDRTAGIGGMNHFMLPDDGSDPSHASSDSMRYGAYAMEVLINELIKRGGRRERFEAKVFGGGAVLAGMTTINIGDRNSEFVRRYLALEKIRIVAEDLQGMYPRKVAFMPRTGQVMVKKLKTQHDPVVVEREQALVQRTPEERAQRLAQARARVELFNVDRVKPAVPAGPPATAASKPRVELFGASRAGAVNTASTAGAAKPRVELFSGIARATRGAKAAEEA; this comes from the coding sequence ATGAGCGCACTGCCGATCGCGTCGAACCTGTATTACGACAATCACTTCAAGAAGCAGGGCGTGAAGCTCCTGCCGAACGAGTTCTACATGACGAGCGAAGACATGGTGCTCGTGACCGTGCTCGGCTCGTGCGTGGCGGCGTGCATCAACGATCGCACGGCGGGCATCGGCGGAATGAATCACTTCATGCTGCCCGACGACGGTTCCGATCCGTCGCATGCTTCGTCGGACTCCATGCGCTACGGCGCTTACGCGATGGAAGTGCTCATCAACGAACTCATCAAGCGGGGCGGGCGGCGCGAACGATTCGAAGCGAAGGTTTTCGGCGGCGGCGCGGTGCTCGCGGGCATGACGACGATCAACATCGGTGACCGCAATTCGGAGTTCGTGCGCCGCTATCTGGCGCTGGAGAAGATTCGCATCGTCGCCGAGGACTTGCAGGGCATGTATCCGCGCAAGGTCGCGTTCATGCCGCGCACCGGTCAGGTGATGGTCAAGAAGCTGAAGACGCAGCACGATCCGGTCGTCGTCGAGCGCGAGCAGGCGCTCGTGCAGCGCACGCCGGAGGAGCGCGCGCAACGGCTTGCGCAGGCACGCGCGCGTGTCGAACTTTTCAACGTCGATCGCGTGAAGCCCGCGGTTCCTGCCGGTCCCCCCGCGACCGCTGCTTCAAAGCCGCGCGTCGAGCTGTTCGGCGCGTCACGCGCCGGCGCGGTCAATACAGCATCGACGGCGGGCGCAGCGAAGCCGCGCGTCGAATTGTTCAGCGGCATCGCGCGCGCGACGCGCGGCGCGAAAGCGGCGGAGGAAGCATGA
- a CDS encoding DUF3443 domain-containing protein: MRRTTLGLGAQGSSRAGNAVRWLGALCLALTLAACGGGGDDNHSSSSGGSGGGSGGGSGGSGGGSSSTATAQPITPNGTNAVPITVNGGVANFVNIPNVSVTVCAPGTNVCQTIDNIQIDTASFGLRLLNSAAQSVIGALPVATAQNGGQLAECAGFADGYTFGTVRQADVRIGSEVASAVPVQIIGDLDPSAAPTGLNGCPSGNDENTAAEIGANGILGIGTLAQDCGANCASTAQNAMYFACTNGTNCTGTVVPVAQQVTNPVRKFPVDNNGVIVQLPPISDTGAASASGTLIFGIGTQGNNAVANVTQFGTDAYGDVSGSYKGATYQTFFDTGSNGNFFQDSFPLCSSTSVFYCPSSEQSLTVSVTGTEGHTATVPFSLVSARTLTAGSGKFAFNSLGGQLGMTGDFDFGLPFFYGRHVYVGYGNAPYVAF, encoded by the coding sequence ATGCGTAGAACGACACTCGGCCTCGGCGCTCAAGGCTCCTCGCGCGCCGGCAATGCAGTGCGCTGGCTCGGCGCGCTCTGTCTCGCGCTGACGCTCGCGGCATGCGGCGGCGGCGGCGACGACAATCACTCCAGTTCCAGCGGCGGCTCGGGCGGCGGCTCAGGCGGCGGTTCGGGCGGCTCGGGCGGCGGTTCGTCCAGCACGGCCACCGCGCAACCCATCACGCCGAACGGCACGAACGCGGTGCCGATCACCGTCAACGGCGGCGTCGCCAACTTCGTGAACATCCCGAACGTCTCGGTGACGGTCTGTGCGCCCGGCACGAACGTCTGTCAGACCATCGACAACATTCAGATCGACACCGCTTCGTTCGGCCTGCGCCTGCTCAATTCGGCGGCGCAATCGGTCATCGGCGCGCTGCCGGTCGCGACCGCGCAGAACGGCGGACAACTTGCCGAATGCGCCGGCTTCGCGGACGGCTACACGTTCGGCACGGTGCGTCAGGCGGACGTTCGCATCGGTTCCGAAGTGGCGAGCGCGGTGCCGGTGCAGATCATCGGCGATCTGGACCCATCGGCGGCGCCGACGGGACTCAACGGCTGTCCGTCCGGCAACGACGAGAACACCGCCGCCGAGATCGGCGCGAACGGCATTCTCGGCATCGGCACGCTCGCGCAGGATTGCGGCGCGAACTGCGCGTCCACGGCGCAGAACGCCATGTACTTCGCCTGCACGAACGGCACGAATTGCACGGGCACCGTCGTGCCGGTCGCGCAGCAAGTGACGAATCCGGTCCGCAAGTTCCCGGTCGACAACAACGGGGTCATCGTGCAGTTGCCGCCGATTTCCGATACCGGTGCCGCCAGCGCGAGCGGCACGCTGATATTCGGCATCGGCACGCAGGGCAACAACGCGGTCGCCAACGTGACGCAGTTCGGCACCGACGCGTATGGCGACGTGAGCGGCTCGTACAAGGGCGCTACGTATCAGACGTTCTTCGACACCGGATCGAACGGCAACTTCTTCCAGGACAGCTTCCCGCTATGTTCGAGCACGAGCGTGTTCTACTGTCCGAGTTCCGAGCAGTCGCTCACGGTGAGCGTCACGGGCACGGAAGGCCACACCGCGACGGTTCCGTTCAGCCTCGTGAGCGCGCGCACGCTGACTGCCGGCAGCGGCAAGTTCGCGTTCAATAGCCTCGGCGGTCAGTTAGGCATGACCGGCGACTTCGATTTCGGCCTGCCGTTCTTCTACGGGCGGCACGTCTACGTCGGCTACGGCAACGCGCCGTATGTGGCTTTCTAG
- a CDS encoding thiol:disulfide interchange protein DsbA/DsbL yields MKKLLSALALSLGIAASFSVAGTASAAPAAGKDYTVLQAPQPVGAQAGKIEVIEFFWYGCPHCNEFEPYIEAWEKKQGPDVVFKRVPVAFRDDFIPHSKMYHALVALGVAEKVTPAVFNEIHVKKDYLLTPQAQADFLATQGIDKKKYMDAYNSFSTQSDVQRDAKLLQDYKIDGVPTVIVQGKYVTGPAQTNSLTGTTQVMDFLVQQVRDKKM; encoded by the coding sequence ATGAAAAAACTCCTCAGCGCCCTCGCCCTTTCCCTCGGCATCGCCGCGTCGTTCAGCGTCGCGGGCACCGCATCGGCCGCGCCCGCCGCAGGCAAGGACTACACCGTGCTGCAGGCGCCGCAGCCGGTCGGCGCGCAGGCGGGCAAGATCGAGGTCATCGAGTTCTTCTGGTACGGCTGCCCGCATTGCAACGAGTTCGAGCCGTACATCGAAGCGTGGGAGAAGAAGCAAGGTCCGGATGTCGTGTTCAAGCGCGTGCCGGTGGCTTTCCGCGACGACTTCATCCCGCATTCGAAGATGTACCACGCGCTCGTTGCGCTGGGCGTCGCGGAGAAAGTCACGCCGGCCGTCTTCAACGAAATCCATGTGAAGAAGGACTACTTGCTCACGCCGCAGGCGCAGGCCGACTTCCTTGCGACGCAAGGCATCGACAAAAAGAAGTACATGGACGCCTACAACTCGTTCTCGACGCAAAGCGACGTCCAGCGCGACGCGAAGCTCTTGCAGGACTACAAGATCGACGGCGTGCCCACTGTCATCGTGCAGGGTAAGTACGTGACCGGCCCGGCGCAGACGAACAGTCTCACCGGTACCACGCAGGTCATGGACTTTCTCGTTCAGCAAGTGCGCGACAAGAAGATGTGA
- a CDS encoding methyl-accepting chemotaxis protein: MFKKLSIRTTLTLVGLLFVGCAAVIAALSLAGLKSASASLTSLAEEDMVAMRALAETSSYLLRSRVTLDRVRSLTEAGNEAEAKKAMERGQFLLDKSYENWKLYLDTKKPMLPQETLDALVSQHDTLMKTGVEAEFAAMRANDMAAYHAIADTKISPMFVSFDQAVSAAVAFQQQHAQQSRENAASRDSTLIAVIGAMLGVSVLMLIGTRFALRSLIVQPINDAVDHFERISRGDLTKPAQSDSTNEIGRLFAGIERMRTNLTAMVGAVHRGAESIDVGAHEISSGNTDLSQRTEEQAASLQETASSMEELTSTVKQNADNARQASQLAVNASDIASRGGQVVEQVVDTMNAIASSSSKVVDIIGVIEGIAFQTNILALNAAVEAARAGEEGRGFAVVAGEVRSLAQRSAAAAKEIKALIGDSAGKVQSGSELVTRAGETMGEIVQAVRRVTDIMGEISAASEEQSDGIEQVNRAVTQMDSVTQQNAALVEEAAAAAASLEEQTRQLKDVVGQWRVEGGASASASVSARPSASVAAARLAPVAARETRIEPSSAASASASASASATSTAAPVSAPKVAQQSNVGRETAVIKNKARDAVKPASPASAAPRASAPALAAAPRKAKATTADDGDWETF; this comes from the coding sequence ATGTTCAAGAAGTTGTCCATCCGCACGACGCTCACGCTCGTCGGTCTGTTGTTCGTCGGTTGCGCGGCCGTCATCGCCGCGCTGTCGCTCGCCGGCCTGAAATCGGCGAGCGCGTCGCTCACCTCGCTTGCCGAGGAAGACATGGTGGCGATGCGTGCGCTGGCGGAAACGTCGTCGTATCTGCTGCGCTCGCGCGTCACGCTCGACCGCGTGCGCTCGCTCACCGAAGCCGGTAACGAAGCGGAAGCGAAAAAAGCGATGGAGCGCGGCCAGTTCCTGCTCGACAAGAGCTACGAGAACTGGAAGCTCTACCTCGACACCAAGAAGCCGATGCTGCCGCAAGAGACGCTCGATGCGCTCGTTTCGCAGCACGACACGCTGATGAAAACCGGCGTCGAGGCCGAATTCGCCGCGATGCGCGCGAACGACATGGCCGCGTACCACGCCATCGCCGACACGAAGATCAGCCCGATGTTCGTCTCGTTCGATCAGGCGGTCTCGGCGGCGGTCGCATTCCAGCAGCAACACGCGCAGCAGTCGCGCGAAAACGCGGCGTCGCGCGACTCGACGCTCATCGCGGTCATCGGCGCGATGCTCGGCGTGTCCGTGCTCATGCTGATCGGCACGCGCTTCGCGCTGCGCAGTCTGATCGTGCAGCCGATCAACGACGCGGTCGACCACTTCGAGCGCATCTCGCGCGGCGATCTCACGAAGCCGGCGCAGTCGGACAGCACGAATGAGATCGGGCGTCTTTTCGCGGGCATCGAGCGCATGCGCACGAACCTGACCGCGATGGTCGGCGCGGTGCATCGCGGCGCGGAATCGATCGATGTCGGCGCGCACGAAATCTCGAGCGGCAATACGGATCTCTCGCAGCGCACGGAAGAGCAGGCGGCGTCGCTTCAGGAAACGGCGTCGAGCATGGAAGAGCTGACGAGCACGGTGAAGCAGAACGCCGACAACGCGCGTCAGGCGAGCCAGCTCGCGGTGAACGCATCGGATATCGCGTCGCGCGGCGGCCAGGTCGTCGAGCAGGTCGTCGATACGATGAACGCGATCGCATCGAGTTCGAGCAAGGTCGTGGACATCATCGGCGTGATCGAAGGCATCGCGTTCCAGACCAACATCCTCGCGCTGAACGCAGCCGTGGAAGCGGCGCGCGCCGGCGAGGAAGGACGCGGCTTCGCGGTCGTGGCGGGCGAAGTGCGCTCGCTCGCGCAACGCAGCGCGGCGGCGGCGAAGGAAATCAAGGCGCTGATCGGCGATTCGGCCGGGAAGGTGCAAAGCGGCTCGGAACTGGTGACGCGCGCCGGCGAAACGATGGGCGAGATCGTGCAGGCCGTGCGCCGCGTGACCGACATCATGGGCGAGATCAGCGCGGCGTCGGAAGAGCAGTCGGACGGCATCGAGCAGGTGAACCGCGCCGTCACGCAGATGGACAGCGTGACGCAGCAGAACGCGGCGCTCGTCGAGGAAGCGGCGGCGGCGGCGGCTTCGCTCGAGGAGCAGACGCGGCAGTTGAAGGATGTCGTCGGGCAATGGCGCGTCGAAGGTGGCGCGTCGGCGTCGGCGTCGGTGTCCGCGAGGCCCAGCGCATCGGTGGCGGCGGCGCGTCTTGCGCCCGTCGCGGCCAGGGAAACGCGCATCGAACCTTCGTCGGCGGCATCGGCATCGGCATCGGCATCGGCATCGGCAACGTCGACCGCAGCGCCCGTCAGCGCACCGAAAGTTGCGCAACAGTCTAACGTCGGGCGCGAAACGGCCGTTATCAAGAACAAGGCTCGCGATGCAGTGAAACCCGCGAGCCCGGCAAGCGCCGCGCCCCGCGCGAGCGCCCCGGCGCTCGCAGCCGCGCCCCGCAAAGCGAAAGCGACCACCGCCGACGACGGCGACTGGGAAACCTTCTGA
- the cheW gene encoding chemotaxis protein CheW, giving the protein MADIQSTQAANSSRRDAQHAEAAGQEFLVFTLGAEEYGIDILKVQEIRGYDSVTRIANAPAFIKGVINLRGIIVPIVDMRIKFNLGRVEYDNQTVVIILNVAHRVVGMVVDGVSDVLTLTPDQVMPAPEFGATLTAEYLTGLGTVDGRMLILMDIEKLMTSREMELIDSVSA; this is encoded by the coding sequence ATGGCAGACATCCAATCGACTCAAGCCGCAAACTCTTCGCGCCGCGATGCGCAGCACGCCGAAGCAGCCGGACAGGAATTCCTCGTGTTCACGCTGGGCGCGGAAGAGTACGGCATCGACATCCTGAAGGTGCAGGAAATCCGCGGCTACGACAGCGTGACGCGCATCGCGAATGCGCCCGCATTCATCAAGGGCGTGATCAATCTGCGCGGCATCATCGTGCCGATCGTCGATATGCGCATCAAGTTCAACCTGGGGCGCGTCGAGTACGACAACCAGACGGTCGTCATCATCCTGAATGTCGCGCATCGCGTGGTCGGCATGGTGGTGGACGGCGTCTCCGACGTGCTGACGCTCACGCCGGATCAGGTGATGCCCGCGCCGGAATTCGGCGCGACGCTCACGGCGGAATACCTCACGGGCTTAGGCACGGTGGATGGCCGCATGCTGATCCTGATGGATATCGAAAAGCTCATGACCAGCCGCGAGATGGAGTTGATCGACTCCGTTTCCGCATAA
- a CDS encoding SDR family oxidoreductase, with translation MNAAPLKVFITGASSGIGLALADEYVKRGAVVGLVARRADSLAAFAARHPQASLSIYPADVRDPDALADAARRFIAEHGAADVVIANAGISQGALTGHGELATFRAVMDVNYLGMVATFEPFIASMTAARRGTLVGIASVAGVRGLPGSGAYSASKAAAAKYLEALRVEMRPQGVAVVTIAPGYVRSEMTAHNPYRMPFLMDADRFAAKTADAIARKVRYATFPWQMRVVGMLLHVLPRWLYDPIFERAPRKPRAID, from the coding sequence ATGAACGCAGCACCGTTGAAAGTCTTCATCACCGGCGCGTCGAGCGGCATCGGCCTCGCGCTCGCCGACGAATACGTGAAGCGCGGGGCCGTCGTCGGGCTCGTCGCGCGACGCGCCGACTCTCTCGCGGCATTCGCCGCGCGCCATCCTCAGGCTTCCCTCTCCATTTATCCCGCCGACGTGCGCGACCCCGACGCGCTCGCCGATGCCGCGCGCCGCTTCATCGCGGAACACGGCGCTGCGGATGTCGTGATCGCGAACGCGGGCATCAGCCAGGGCGCGCTGACCGGGCACGGCGAGCTCGCGACGTTTCGCGCGGTGATGGACGTGAACTACCTCGGCATGGTCGCCACGTTCGAGCCGTTCATCGCGTCGATGACGGCCGCGCGGCGTGGCACGCTCGTCGGCATTGCGAGCGTCGCGGGCGTGCGCGGGTTGCCGGGCTCGGGCGCGTACAGCGCGTCGAAAGCGGCGGCGGCGAAGTATCTCGAGGCGTTGCGCGTCGAGATGAGGCCGCAGGGCGTCGCGGTCGTCACCATCGCGCCGGGCTACGTGCGCTCGGAAATGACCGCGCACAACCCATATCGCATGCCGTTTCTGATGGACGCGGACCGCTTCGCCGCGAAAACCGCCGACGCCATCGCGCGCAAGGTGCGCTACGCGACGTTTCCGTGGCAGATGCGTGTCGTCGGCATGCTGCTGCATGTGCTTCCGCGCTGGCTCTACGATCCGATCTTCGAGCGCGCGCCGCGCAAACCGCGCGCGATCGACTGA
- the cheZ gene encoding protein phosphatase CheZ, with the protein MNDLTTELSAAVAESEGDQSTDRILARIGQLTRTLRDSMRELGLDKQVEAAAQAVPDARDRLKYVATMTEQAADRALNAIELAKPMQEAMQREAQALDERWAQWYGAPLAQGEAGELLAQTRTFLQSVPEKTQATNTQLLEIMLAQDFQDLTGQVIKKITDVVYLIEQQLLGVLLENIAPERREQFAASAAALVSASGAQETLMNGPQINPQGRSDVVQDQSQVDDLLASLGF; encoded by the coding sequence GTGAACGATCTGACCACTGAACTTTCCGCAGCGGTTGCCGAGAGCGAAGGCGATCAGTCTACCGACCGCATTCTGGCGCGCATCGGCCAACTGACGCGCACGCTGCGCGACTCCATGCGCGAACTGGGACTCGACAAGCAGGTTGAAGCCGCCGCGCAAGCCGTCCCCGACGCGCGCGACCGCCTGAAATACGTCGCGACGATGACCGAGCAGGCGGCGGACCGCGCGCTCAACGCCATCGAGCTTGCCAAGCCGATGCAGGAAGCCATGCAGCGCGAAGCGCAGGCGCTCGACGAGCGCTGGGCGCAATGGTACGGCGCGCCGCTCGCGCAGGGCGAGGCGGGCGAGCTGCTCGCGCAGACGCGTACTTTTCTGCAAAGCGTGCCCGAAAAGACGCAGGCGACCAACACGCAACTGCTGGAAATCATGCTCGCGCAGGATTTTCAGGACTTGACCGGGCAGGTCATCAAGAAGATCACGGATGTCGTTTATCTGATCGAGCAGCAATTGCTCGGCGTGCTGCTGGAAAACATCGCGCCGGAGCGCCGCGAGCAGTTCGCGGCATCGGCGGCGGCGCTCGTTTCGGCGAGCGGCGCGCAGGAAACCCTGATGAACGGCCCGCAGATCAATCCGCAGGGACGCAGCGACGTCGTGCAGGATCAGTCGCAAGTGGACGATCTGCTCGCGAGCTTGGGCTTCTAG
- a CDS encoding CheR family methyltransferase has product MMATRNAPHARVELAGGIRGPEVERDFEFTVADFARIRELIHRRAGISLSDHKRDMAYSRLARRLRACGLDTFKQYLDRLESNDDNAEWEAFVNALTTNLTAFFRESHHFPILADFAKRRQQPLSVWCSAASTGEEPYSIAMTLVEALGEQAARHCTVFASDIDSQVLAKADAGVYSLDQVKALPVERLKRFFLKGTGAHAGLVKVRPELRAMVSFGRVNLTDARYDVKGPFDAIFCRNVMIYFDKPTQGQVLSRFEPLMKPGALLFAGHSENFTYVSQAFRLRGQTVYELMRDAKPAGAAKAARALAGEPA; this is encoded by the coding sequence ATCATGGCAACGCGTAATGCACCTCACGCACGCGTCGAACTCGCCGGCGGCATACGCGGGCCGGAAGTCGAGCGCGATTTCGAATTCACCGTGGCGGACTTCGCCCGGATTCGCGAGCTGATTCATCGCCGCGCGGGTATTTCGCTGTCCGACCACAAGCGCGACATGGCCTACAGCCGGCTCGCCCGACGCCTGCGCGCCTGTGGCCTCGACACGTTCAAGCAGTATCTCGACCGCCTCGAATCCAACGACGACAACGCCGAATGGGAAGCGTTCGTCAACGCGTTGACCACCAACCTCACCGCGTTCTTCCGCGAGTCGCATCACTTTCCGATTCTCGCGGACTTCGCCAAGCGCCGTCAGCAGCCGCTGTCGGTGTGGTGTTCGGCGGCATCGACGGGCGAGGAGCCGTATTCCATCGCCATGACGCTCGTCGAAGCGCTCGGCGAGCAGGCCGCGCGCCATTGCACGGTGTTCGCGAGCGACATCGACAGTCAGGTGCTCGCCAAGGCCGACGCGGGCGTGTACTCGCTCGATCAGGTGAAGGCGCTGCCGGTGGAGCGCTTGAAGCGCTTCTTTCTGAAGGGCACGGGCGCGCACGCCGGTCTCGTGAAGGTGCGCCCCGAGTTGCGCGCGATGGTGAGCTTCGGCCGCGTGAATCTGACCGATGCGCGCTACGACGTGAAAGGTCCGTTCGACGCCATCTTCTGCCGCAACGTGATGATCTACTTCGACAAGCCGACGCAAGGCCAGGTGCTCTCGCGCTTCGAGCCGTTGATGAAGCCGGGCGCGCTGCTGTTCGCGGGTCATTCGGAAAACTTCACGTATGTGTCGCAGGCGTTCCGGCTGCGCGGTCAGACCGTGTACGAACTGATGCGCGACGCGAAGCCGGCCGGCGCAGCGAAGGCCGCGCGCGCACTCGCCGGAGAGCCGGCATGA
- the cheY gene encoding chemotaxis response regulator CheY, giving the protein MDKNMKILVVDDFPTMRRIVRNLLKELGYSNVDEAEDGAAGLARLRGGGFDFVISDWNMPNLDGLSMLQQIRADATLSHLPVLMVTAESKKENIIAAAQAGANGYVVKPFTAATLDEKLTKILEKMAKTGS; this is encoded by the coding sequence ATGGACAAGAACATGAAGATCCTCGTCGTCGACGATTTTCCGACGATGCGCCGTATCGTGCGCAATCTGCTGAAGGAGCTGGGCTACTCGAACGTCGACGAAGCGGAAGACGGCGCGGCGGGCCTCGCGCGTCTGCGCGGCGGCGGCTTCGACTTCGTGATTTCCGACTGGAACATGCCGAATCTCGACGGCCTTTCGATGCTGCAGCAGATTCGCGCCGACGCGACGCTCTCGCATCTGCCGGTGCTGATGGTGACGGCGGAATCGAAGAAGGAGAACATCATCGCGGCGGCGCAGGCCGGCGCGAACGGTTACGTGGTCAAGCCCTTCACGGCCGCCACGCTCGACGAGAAGCTCACCAAGATTCTCGAGAAGATGGCCAAAACCGGGAGCTGA
- a CDS encoding DUF2844 domain-containing protein, translating into MKELKQPRHGHLTTALALVAGALGVCAIGPAHAALGSQPLTAPQGATAANAVVHAATGASGASASAAANYSVRTTTLASGTVINEYVSSGGTVFGIAWRGPRVPDLSTLLGSYFPQYKQGLLAQRAERGGRGAVSVEGSDLVVHSSGHMGAFAGNAYLPQSLPAGVSASDIQ; encoded by the coding sequence GTGAAGGAACTGAAGCAACCCCGTCATGGGCATCTGACAACCGCGCTGGCGCTCGTCGCCGGCGCGCTCGGCGTATGCGCCATCGGCCCCGCGCATGCCGCGCTCGGCAGCCAGCCCCTGACCGCGCCGCAGGGCGCGACCGCCGCCAACGCCGTCGTGCACGCCGCGACGGGCGCATCCGGCGCGTCGGCATCGGCTGCGGCGAACTACTCCGTCCGCACGACGACGCTCGCAAGCGGCACGGTCATCAACGAATACGTGTCCTCGGGCGGCACGGTGTTCGGCATCGCGTGGCGCGGACCGCGCGTGCCGGACCTCTCGACGCTCCTTGGCAGCTATTTCCCGCAGTACAAGCAAGGCCTGCTCGCGCAGCGCGCCGAACGCGGCGGACGCGGCGCGGTGAGCGTCGAAGGATCGGATCTCGTCGTGCATTCGAGCGGTCACATGGGCGCGTTCGCCGGCAATGCGTATCTGCCGCAATCCTTGCCCGCCGGCGTTTCCGCCAGCGATATCCAGTAA
- a CDS encoding chemotaxis response regulator protein-glutamate methylesterase — translation MNATNATPKINVLCVDDSALVRSLMTEIINSQPDMQVCATAPDPLVARELIKLHNPDVLTLDVEMPRMDGLDFLEKLMRLRPMPVVMVSSLTERGNEITLRALELGAVDFVTKPKVGIREGMLDYAEKLADKVRAASRARVRQTSHASPAQTHAANKPAPHFNNPLVSTEKLVIVGASTGGTEAIREVLLPLPPDAPAVMIAQHMPPGFTKSFAQRLNGLCRITVKEAEHGERVLPGHAYIAPGHAHLVLARSGANYVAHLSDAPPVNRHRPSVDVLFRSAAQHAGKNAIGVILTGMGRDGAAGLLEMQQAGAYTLAQDEASCVVFGMPREAIAMGGASEVAPLSEMSRRVMARLASMGDRVQRV, via the coding sequence ATGAACGCGACGAATGCGACACCGAAGATCAACGTGCTGTGCGTCGACGACTCGGCGCTCGTGCGAAGCCTGATGACCGAGATCATCAACTCGCAGCCCGACATGCAGGTGTGCGCGACCGCGCCCGATCCGCTCGTCGCGCGCGAACTCATCAAGCTGCATAACCCGGACGTGCTGACGCTCGACGTGGAAATGCCGCGCATGGACGGCCTCGACTTTCTCGAGAAGCTGATGCGCCTGCGGCCGATGCCGGTCGTGATGGTGTCGTCGCTGACGGAGCGCGGCAACGAAATCACGCTGCGCGCGCTGGAACTCGGCGCGGTGGATTTCGTGACGAAGCCGAAAGTCGGCATCCGCGAAGGCATGCTCGATTACGCCGAAAAGCTCGCGGACAAGGTGCGCGCGGCCTCGCGTGCGCGCGTGCGGCAGACGAGCCACGCTTCGCCGGCGCAGACGCACGCGGCGAACAAGCCGGCGCCGCACTTCAACAACCCGCTCGTGTCGACGGAGAAGCTCGTGATCGTCGGGGCATCGACGGGCGGCACCGAAGCGATCCGCGAAGTGCTCCTGCCGCTGCCGCCCGATGCGCCCGCGGTGATGATCGCGCAGCACATGCCGCCCGGCTTCACGAAGTCGTTTGCGCAGCGCCTGAACGGGCTGTGCCGCATCACCGTGAAGGAAGCGGAGCATGGCGAGCGCGTCTTGCCGGGGCATGCGTATATCGCGCCGGGGCATGCGCACCTCGTGCTCGCGCGAAGCGGGGCGAACTACGTCGCGCATCTTTCCGATGCGCCGCCGGTGAACCGGCATCGTCCTTCGGTGGACGTGCTGTTCCGCTCGGCCGCGCAGCACGCGGGCAAGAACGCGATCGGCGTGATCCTGACCGGCATGGGCCGCGACGGCGCGGCGGGGTTGCTGGAGATGCAGCAGGCGGGCGCGTACACGCTCGCACAGGACGAAGCGAGCTGCGTGGTGTTCGGCATGCCGCGCGAAGCAATTGCAATGGGCGGCGCAAGCGAAGTCGCGCCGCTTTCTGAAATGAGCCGCCGCGTGATGGCGCGGCTGGCGTCGATGGGCGACCGCGTACAGCGCGTCTGA